The Dunckerocampus dactyliophorus isolate RoL2022-P2 chromosome 14, RoL_Ddac_1.1, whole genome shotgun sequence genome includes the window TGTCGGGGCCGCCGTCCGCCTGCCTCTCCTCGGACATGGGGGACGGGCAGGCTCGCTCCTGCTCCTCCTTGTAGTCCTGGAGGAGAGGCTGGGGGAGGTGCTGCCTCCTTGTCAGCCCCTCTGTGGCAGACAGGAGCCCCTTGGCTGGACCTGCACGACCACCAAGAAGACACATTATCATTACTATTACGCGAGAAAACATCTAATtacctcactttttttttactcgcAGTGAAGTGTGCACTCTTGCACTAAATCGACTGTGACTTTTTAAATCAACAACCCCCCCACCCGTCTGTATTAATCCGAGCCCTGCGCGCCATTTAACGGCCAATTGACGACCACTCTGCAAACACGTCCCATCAATTAGCTGCCGCCATTAGATTGCAAATATAAGAGCGCAGCTCGTTACTTCCAACACGCCGCTCAGATCATCATCATGCTGCACGAGTGCCACCAAGACAAAAATCAATTAGCGTCACAtttcttttacatttatataaaaaataatgtgcaaAAAAATCATCTGAGTAAAGAACTgttaatgtaatatttataaGCAATGTAGAGGTTTTATTTAgctataataataaattaaataaataaataatacaaactgaGCATTGTTATCTTTCTTAAGACACAATTTTAAACTTGCATTGCGCGGGTGTGCCTAAAAAAGTCTTATCACGTGGCCACCAATCTTAGAAACAGCTGTATTcatgcaaaaatacattaaaattacCTAAACACGAGAAGTCATGTTCTCGGTGCTGGCCGCATGCCTCGCCGTGGCCCGGTTCCGAGCATGAGAAGCAGTCCGCCGAGTCCTCCCCACCGCTGCAGTCCTCCTCTGAGGAGACAGACAGCGTCCTCCTCCGCGGAGGGGGGCCCGACGCCGCCTTGCTCCCTGTGCGCGTCGCTTCGGCCGGCGTGCCAAGAATGGACTGGATGGTGAAGCTGGAGATGGGCCCCGACGAGCACTTGCTCCCGCTGTCTTCTGCGCTACTCATCGTCGCCTCATAACAGAAAACCCACCGGAACCTGCTCGGAGCCTCCTGTGTTTATTGCGCGATAGGAGcgaagatatatatatatatatatatatatatattcatatatatatatatatatatgtgtgtatatatatatatatatatatgtatacacacacacaatcaaatTTAACACGACGTCTTTGTCCGCTTAATTGCAGGCTTTTGCATAGAAGTTGGGA containing:
- the hmx2 gene encoding homeobox protein HMX2, whose amino-acid sequence is MSSAEDSGSKCSSGPISSFTIQSILGTPAEATRTGSKAASGPPPRRRTLSVSSEEDCSGGEDSADCFSCSEPGHGEACGQHREHDFSCLGPAKGLLSATEGLTRRQHLPQPLLQDYKEEQERACPSPMSEERQADGGPDKQLQGGSAKKKTRTVFSRSQVYQLESTFDMKRYLSSSERACLASSLQLTETQVKTWFQNRRNKWKRQLSAELEAANMAHASAQTLVGMPLVFRENSLLRVPVPRSIAFPTPLYYPGSNLPALPLYNLYNKVEY